The Gordonibacter urolithinfaciens genome contains a region encoding:
- a CDS encoding ZIP family metal transporter gives MQTALLWAASGTGFTFLMTTLGAASVFLFRKRNSMAIQRAFLGFAAGVMIAASVWSLLIPAIERAEEAGQVGWIPAAGGFVIGVAFLMVLHQLLPHLHPGESKPEGLPSKWDRPTLLFTAVTLHNIPEGMSVGLLFAMAAQNGGDPAMFGMAVALAIGIGIQNIPEGAAVALPMLQEGMSAPKAFGLGALSGLAEPVFGILVVLFAGLISPYMPWMLAFSAGAMMYVVVEELIPEAHLGEHSNVGTLGVMAGFLVMMVLDVALG, from the coding sequence ATGCAAACCGCGCTTCTCTGGGCTGCGTCGGGCACCGGGTTCACGTTCCTGATGACCACGCTGGGCGCGGCCTCGGTGTTCCTGTTCCGCAAGCGCAACAGCATGGCTATCCAGCGGGCGTTTCTGGGGTTCGCGGCCGGCGTCATGATCGCGGCATCGGTGTGGTCGCTGCTCATACCCGCCATCGAGCGGGCCGAGGAGGCGGGCCAGGTGGGTTGGATTCCCGCGGCGGGCGGGTTCGTTATCGGCGTGGCGTTCCTCATGGTGCTGCACCAGCTGCTGCCTCACCTGCATCCGGGCGAGAGCAAGCCCGAGGGCCTGCCGAGCAAGTGGGACCGGCCCACGCTGCTGTTCACGGCCGTGACGCTGCACAACATTCCCGAGGGCATGAGCGTGGGCCTGCTGTTCGCCATGGCAGCGCAGAACGGCGGCGACCCGGCCATGTTCGGCATGGCGGTGGCGCTGGCCATCGGCATCGGCATCCAGAATATCCCCGAGGGCGCCGCCGTGGCGCTGCCCATGCTGCAGGAGGGTATGAGCGCGCCGAAAGCGTTCGGGCTGGGGGCGTTGTCGGGCCTGGCCGAGCCTGTGTTCGGCATCCTGGTGGTGCTGTTCGCAGGCCTCATATCGCCGTACATGCCGTGGATGCTGGCGTTCTCGGCCGGCGCCATGATGTACGTGGTGGTGGAGGAGCTGATCCCCGAGGCGCACCTGGGCGAGCATTCGAACGTGGGCACGCTGGGCGTCATGGCGGGGTTTTTGGTCATGATGGTGCTGGATGTGGCGCTGGGGTAG
- a CDS encoding spore coat protein SP96, whose protein sequence is MADDTNNTEQGIPTPPSCDAPDAPSQPVPPAQPQQPPMGQQMPPQQPYQAPQPGYQPQPQPMYMPAPLMQLTGGMKFGWFVVGALMGIPGIVISWLVNVDKLPQVKSEALKWTIIGFVVWIVLGILISLAIGGMITALVAGAMGSAGSYGYDYGYHGSW, encoded by the coding sequence ATGGCCGACGATACGAACAACACCGAGCAGGGCATCCCCACGCCTCCCTCGTGCGACGCCCCGGATGCCCCGTCCCAACCCGTTCCTCCCGCGCAGCCGCAGCAGCCGCCGATGGGCCAGCAGATGCCGCCGCAGCAGCCCTACCAGGCTCCGCAGCCCGGGTATCAGCCACAGCCGCAGCCGATGTACATGCCGGCGCCGCTCATGCAGCTTACCGGTGGCATGAAGTTCGGCTGGTTCGTGGTGGGCGCCCTCATGGGCATCCCGGGCATCGTCATCTCGTGGCTCGTGAACGTGGACAAGCTGCCGCAGGTAAAGAGCGAGGCCCTGAAGTGGACCATCATCGGCTTCGTGGTGTGGATCGTGCTGGGCATCCTCATCAGCTTGGCGATCGGCGGCATGATCACGGCGCTGGTTGCGGGGGCCATGGGCTCGGCCGGTTCCTACGGCTACGACTACGGCTACCACGGCTCCTGGTAA
- a CDS encoding 4Fe-4S dicluster domain-containing protein produces the protein MKDHPVRNSIYNVYFSPTKATQKIAYEVADAIAADRDLTSIAINLTKPKSRPVRAGGQENDVFLFAFPVYSGRVPAVLMDCIDQFEGDGAKAVVVGVYGNRHYDDALLEAADLLAERGFKVIAAGAFIGEHSMAPRVGAGRPDAADLAVAAQFGHDVAALIEQGATETPAIKGNRPYRDGMPDTGARPATTDACTKCGICVKLCPMGIIDADDPAKVADGCLQCNACVKGCPQGAKRFEGEQAAAIVAMLEGNCMERKEPELFL, from the coding sequence ATGAAGGACCATCCGGTTCGCAACTCGATCTACAACGTGTACTTCAGCCCGACGAAGGCGACTCAGAAAATCGCCTACGAGGTGGCCGACGCCATCGCGGCCGACCGCGACCTCACGAGCATCGCCATCAACCTGACGAAGCCGAAGAGCCGTCCCGTGCGCGCCGGCGGCCAGGAGAACGACGTGTTCCTGTTCGCCTTCCCCGTGTACAGCGGGCGCGTCCCCGCCGTGCTCATGGACTGCATCGACCAGTTCGAGGGCGACGGAGCGAAGGCCGTGGTCGTGGGCGTGTACGGCAACCGCCACTACGATGACGCGCTGCTGGAGGCCGCCGACCTGCTGGCCGAGCGCGGCTTCAAGGTCATCGCCGCCGGCGCGTTCATCGGCGAGCACTCCATGGCGCCGCGCGTGGGCGCCGGCCGTCCCGATGCCGCTGACCTGGCCGTAGCCGCGCAGTTCGGTCACGACGTGGCCGCCCTCATCGAGCAGGGCGCAACCGAAACGCCCGCCATCAAGGGCAACCGCCCCTACCGCGACGGCATGCCCGACACGGGCGCGCGCCCCGCCACCACGGACGCCTGTACGAAGTGCGGCATCTGCGTGAAGCTGTGCCCCATGGGCATCATCGACGCCGACGACCCTGCCAAAGTGGCGGACGGCTGCCTGCAGTGCAACGCCTGCGTCAAGGGGTGCCCGCAGGGCGCGAAGCGCTTCGAGGGCGAGCAGGCGGCGGCCATCGTGGCCATGCTCGAGGGCAACTGCATGGAGCGCAAGGAGCCGGAGCTGTTCCTGTAA
- a CDS encoding iron-containing alcohol dehydrogenase, producing MEDFEFVSPTHFVFGRGAEEQVGPKLAGRGARKALVHFGGQSAVASGLIDRVKASLDAAGIEHVELGGVRPNPEIGLSREGIALCKEHGIDWVLAVGGGSVIDSAKAIAVGAHYDGDVWDFFETKQQMDDVLPIAVVLTIPAAGSEASKNTVMSNDELGLKSGYPNNAQRPKLAFMNPELTFTLPEYQTAAGLTDMFCHLLERFFDDVGAVPVTDNLCLSLMKTVRAEAPRVMVEPDNYDARANVMWAGMLCHQGLAGVGRHEDWATHGLEHELSALNPGITHGAGLAVMFPAWMEFVYDANPARFAYYGREVFGLAPTGDLEADALSAIDETRGFFASLGMPVTLDELGVGEDDIERMIPTLKENKGEPFGSFKKLTMDDAREIYRIAL from the coding sequence ATGGAGGATTTCGAGTTCGTATCGCCCACGCATTTCGTGTTCGGCCGCGGGGCGGAAGAGCAGGTGGGCCCGAAGCTGGCCGGGCGCGGCGCGCGCAAGGCGCTCGTGCACTTCGGCGGGCAGAGCGCGGTTGCCAGCGGCCTCATCGACCGCGTGAAGGCGTCGCTCGACGCGGCCGGCATCGAGCACGTGGAGCTGGGCGGCGTGCGGCCGAACCCGGAGATCGGCCTGTCGCGCGAGGGCATTGCGCTTTGCAAGGAGCACGGCATCGACTGGGTGCTGGCCGTGGGCGGCGGCTCGGTCATCGACTCGGCGAAGGCCATCGCCGTGGGCGCGCACTACGACGGCGACGTGTGGGACTTCTTCGAGACGAAGCAGCAGATGGACGACGTGCTGCCCATCGCGGTGGTGCTCACCATCCCGGCCGCCGGCAGCGAGGCGTCGAAGAACACGGTGATGAGCAACGACGAGCTGGGCCTGAAGTCGGGCTATCCGAACAACGCGCAGCGCCCGAAACTCGCGTTCATGAACCCCGAGCTCACGTTCACCTTGCCGGAGTACCAGACGGCGGCCGGCCTCACCGACATGTTCTGCCACCTGCTGGAGCGGTTCTTCGACGATGTGGGCGCCGTGCCCGTGACGGACAACCTGTGCCTCTCGCTCATGAAGACGGTGCGCGCCGAGGCGCCGCGCGTCATGGTGGAGCCCGATAACTACGATGCGCGCGCGAACGTCATGTGGGCGGGCATGCTGTGCCACCAGGGCCTCGCGGGCGTCGGCCGCCACGAGGACTGGGCCACGCACGGCCTGGAGCACGAGCTGTCCGCCCTGAACCCGGGCATCACGCACGGCGCGGGCCTGGCCGTGATGTTCCCGGCGTGGATGGAGTTCGTCTACGACGCGAACCCGGCGCGCTTCGCCTATTACGGCCGCGAGGTGTTCGGCCTGGCGCCCACGGGCGACCTGGAGGCCGACGCGCTGTCGGCCATCGACGAGACGCGCGGCTTCTTCGCCTCGCTCGGCATGCCGGTGACGCTCGACGAGCTGGGCGTGGGCGAGGACGACATCGAGCGCATGATCCCCACCCTCAAGGAGAACAAGGGCGAGCCCTTCGGCAGCTTCAAGAAGCTCACCATGGACGACGCGAGGGAAATCTACCGGATCGCACTTTAG
- a CDS encoding DNA-3-methyladenine glycosylase family protein produces the protein MGEQRYFEYDEQAIAYLKARDERLAEAIDAIGPVRREVTPDLFAALVNCIVGQQISTKAQVTIWKRLTGAFGDITPEAMAACPDDELQRFGLSFRKVGYIKGAAERVVAGELDLKGLADLPDEEVCRRLSALPGIGVWTAEMLMTFSMQRPDIMSYGDLAILRGLRMLHHHRRITPELFAKYRRRYSPYGSVASLYLWEIAGGAVPGLRDWAPKGGGAKRPRPGGAKGGSRGD, from the coding sequence ATGGGAGAGCAGCGTTATTTCGAGTACGACGAGCAGGCGATCGCCTACCTGAAGGCGCGCGACGAGCGGCTGGCCGAGGCCATCGACGCTATCGGGCCGGTGCGCCGCGAAGTGACGCCCGACTTGTTCGCGGCGCTGGTCAACTGCATCGTGGGCCAGCAGATATCTACAAAGGCGCAGGTCACCATCTGGAAGCGCCTGACCGGTGCGTTCGGCGACATCACGCCCGAGGCCATGGCCGCCTGCCCTGACGACGAATTGCAGCGGTTCGGCCTGTCGTTTCGGAAGGTGGGCTACATCAAGGGCGCCGCCGAGCGCGTGGTAGCCGGCGAGCTGGATCTGAAGGGGCTGGCCGACCTGCCGGACGAAGAGGTGTGCCGCCGGCTGTCGGCGCTTCCGGGCATCGGCGTGTGGACGGCCGAGATGCTCATGACGTTCTCGATGCAACGGCCCGACATCATGAGCTACGGCGACCTGGCCATTCTGCGCGGCCTGCGCATGCTGCACCACCATCGCCGTATCACGCCCGAGCTGTTCGCGAAGTACCGCCGCCGCTACTCGCCGTACGGCTCCGTGGCGAGCCTCTACCTGTGGGAGATCGCCGGCGGCGCCGTTCCCGGCCTGCGCGATTGGGCGCCGAAGGGCGGCGGGGCGAAGCGCCCTCGGCCGGGCGGGGCGAAAGGCGGGTCGCGGGGGGACTAA
- a CDS encoding peptidoglycan-binding domain-containing protein, which translates to MTPMETIKRHDTGAAVEDVQQRLATIGLLDQAAVDGSFGEQTAAAVRAFCIQAGLPAGEDVTGKVWSTLVDASYFLGDRTLYLRMPHFHGHDVEELQQALGALGFACGANDGIFGAYTELALRKFQLNLGLPSDGIAGAYTYAAIRNLHHSWEGKEAVHEAVHLGFARAADVLEGNALCLFGTHEFTRSVASRMSNLALATSPASRIVSADSLLVRPDQEMLLVHIVLAEEATAEAVPRVSFDDEATLPLRLETAIGVADAAAPSRIAVELPGTMWEDAGEGRSAQHFAITLLDALCSALS; encoded by the coding sequence ATGACCCCCATGGAAACCATCAAGCGACATGACACGGGTGCTGCCGTCGAGGACGTGCAGCAGCGCCTGGCCACCATCGGCCTGCTCGACCAGGCCGCCGTCGACGGCTCGTTCGGCGAGCAGACCGCCGCCGCCGTGCGGGCGTTCTGCATCCAGGCGGGCCTGCCCGCGGGCGAGGACGTGACCGGCAAGGTGTGGTCGACGCTCGTGGACGCCTCGTACTTCCTGGGCGACCGAACGCTGTACCTGCGCATGCCCCACTTCCACGGCCACGACGTGGAGGAGCTGCAGCAGGCGCTCGGCGCGCTCGGGTTCGCTTGCGGGGCGAACGACGGCATCTTCGGCGCGTACACGGAGCTCGCGCTGCGCAAGTTCCAGCTGAACCTGGGCTTGCCGTCCGACGGCATCGCCGGCGCGTACACGTACGCGGCCATACGCAACCTCCACCATTCCTGGGAGGGCAAGGAAGCCGTGCACGAGGCCGTGCACCTGGGCTTCGCGCGCGCGGCCGACGTGCTGGAGGGCAACGCTCTGTGCCTGTTCGGCACGCACGAGTTCACGCGCAGCGTGGCGTCGCGCATGTCGAACCTCGCGCTGGCCACCAGCCCCGCGTCCAGGATCGTGAGCGCCGACTCGCTGCTGGTGAGGCCCGACCAGGAGATGCTGCTCGTGCACATCGTGCTGGCCGAGGAGGCCACGGCCGAGGCCGTGCCGCGCGTGAGCTTCGACGACGAGGCCACGCTGCCCCTGCGCTTGGAGACGGCCATCGGCGTGGCCGACGCCGCCGCCCCGTCGCGCATCGCCGTGGAGCTGCCCGGCACCATGTGGGAGGACGCCGGCGAGGGCCGTTCCGCCCAGCACTTCGCCATCACCCTGCTCGACGCCCTCTGCTCCGCGCTCTCGTAG